The genomic window CCATCAAGCTGCTCGGCTTCGACGGCGGGGTCACCGTGCAGGGCGGCCTGCCCGTCGTCATCGCGACGCCCGCGCACGGCACGGCGTTCGACATCGCCGGGACGGGAGTCGCCAGTGTCACGTCGAGCCAGCGTGCGCTCGACGTCGCCATCGCGGTGGCCGGCCGTCGCGCCGTCCGCCAGCCCTGACCGTGCTCGTCGGGATCAGCACCAAGGCGTACCTCTCGAGGGCGCGCACCCTCGGGTGGTTGGCGGAGCTGGCCGACCTGGCCAGGGACCACGTGGCGGTGCGCAGCGGTGCGGTCGAGCTCGTCGTGGCCCCCTCGACGCCGCTGCTCGAGGCGGCGGTCCGGCTGCTGGACGGGACGGGCGTCGCGATCATGGCGCAGGACGTCAGCCGCTTCGCCGGAGGCGCGGTGACCGGCGAGGACGTCGCGTCGCTCCTCGCAGACCTGGGCGTCACGTACGTCGAGGTCGGCCATGCCGAGCGTCGCAGGCTGCTCGGCGAGACGGACGCGGTGGTCGCGGAGAAGGTCCTGCGCAGCCGGGAGGCGGGGCTCGTGCCGTGGCTCTGCGTGGGGGAGGAGACACGGGTCGGCCCCGTGGAGGCCGCGGCGTCGTGCCTGGCCCAGGTCGCCGCCGCCGCGGGCGACGGGCCGCTCGTCGTGGCCCACGAGCCCGTCTGGGCCATCGGGGCGGCGAAGCCGGCACCCGCCGACCACGTCGTGGGAGTCGCGAAGACGCTCAGGGCGGGACTGCCCGAGGGAGTCGCCGGTGCGCGGCTCGTCTACGGGGGCAGCGCCGGGCCGGGACTGCTGGCGGCGACGGCGCCGGCTGTCGACGGGCTCTTCCTCGGGAGGCGTGCCCACGACGTCGCCGGGGTGGCGAGCGTCCTCGACGAGGCGCTCGCCGCCTCCCTTCGTTCCTCACGCATCACGGGACAGCGGGCGTCATGAGCTTGCCTATAGGAAAGACGACCGTTCCCGGCGTGTGGAACACTGGGCGGATGCCAGCCACCGACGGACAGCGCCGACCGAAGCGGGTGTCCTTGTCGGACGGTGTCTACGACGAGCTGCTCCGCAGGCTCTTCGACGACACGCTGCCCCCGGGGACGCCGCTCAACATCGACGCCCTGGCTCGCGACCTCGACGTGTCGCAGACGCCGATCCGGGAGGCGCTGGCGCGACTCGAGTCGACCGGTCTCGTCACCCGAGCTGCCCTGCGGGGCTACCGGGCGGCTCCGCTGCTGACCGGCGCCGAGCTCGACGATCTCATGCACGCGCGCGGCGTCATCGAGCCCGCGGTCGCACGGCTCGCCGCTCCCCGGCGCACTGACGCCTTCATCTCGGCCCTCGACGAGACCGTGACCCGTCTCGCCGAGGCGCCGAAGGGGCCGACCTTCGCCGAGTACCACGCCTACTGGGAGGCCGACGAGACCTTCCACGAGCTGATCGCGCAGCAGGCCGCGAACCCGTTCCTGCACCGCGCGTTCGAGTCGCTCGGCGGGCAGGCGCAGCGGTTCCGGATGTTCGGCGGGCTGGGCGTCAGCGACGCCGACCACGCGATCCGCGAGCACCGGGCAGTGCGCGACGCGCTCGACTCGGGCGACCCGGACGCAGCGGGGACGGCCATGCAGGCCCACGTCGACGCGGTGCGCGGGCGGGCCGCCGCCGAGGCGTGACCGGCCCGCGCACGACGGCCTAGCGGCGGACGGCGTCGATCTTCAGCATGCGCGCGATGACGCTGTCGAGCTGGCTGTCGTCGAAGATCTTCTTCCAGTCGTCCTTGATGATCGACTCGCGGCCGTAGTCCATGGCGATGTGGCAGGCGTCGCTGAACGGGTTCGAGCCGCGAAGGCCGTTGGTCAGCGCGATCCAGGTGTGGCCGTAGAGCATCGCTCGGGCAGCCTCGTAGGGGACGCCGACGCCGTCGACGGTCTCCTCGAGGGCCTCCTTCAGGAACGCGCCGATCATGCAGGCCATCGTCTCGACGAGGGTCGGCTCGAGGACGGCGAGCTGCTTCACCGTGACGTAGTGCACGGCGATGACGGGGGCGTAGATCGTCGAGATGACCTGGGTGGCGAGCTCGCGGACGGGCGAGTCCTCGTCCACTCCCTCGAGGGCCGCGACGACCTCCTGCGGTGCCGCGACGCCGCCGAACGTGTCGGCCCACTCCTCCTTCGTGGTGCGCTCGAGGAACACCGACGGGTGGCACGGGTGCGCGACCGCGTAGTGGATGTCCTCGCGCACGGCGAGGAGGCCGGCGTAGGCGGCGGCCGGGTCGAGGGTGAGGATGACCGCGCCGCTCTTCATGGCCGGCACGACCTGCTCGGAGACCTTGCCGAGCACCACGTCGGGCACGGCGAGGATGACGACGTCGGCGTCGGCGACTGCGGCGTCCGTGGGGGTGACCGTGCGGCCGAGCGACTCGATCAGCTCGACGCCGGCGGGCGACGCCTCGCTGTAGAGGGTCGTGTAGGCGCTCTTGGCGAGGTTGTTCGAGACGCGCTGGCCCATCTTGCCGCCGGCGCCGATGACGGCGACCGTCACGTCGGGCGAGCCCTGGCCGTCGGCGTACGTGATGCTCGGGCTGGTGGTGTCGAGGGTGTCAGTCATTGTTCTTGCTCCTTAGCTGAGAGATGGTTCGTGTCGTCCACTCGGCTTCGAGCCGCGTGGTGGTCTCGGGGTCGCCCTGCCAGGGCAGCCAGTGCTCGACGACCTGGTTGACGTGGCTGGCGCCGCCGTCGCGTTCGTCGAGCGCCGCGCGGATCCCGTCGTAGTCGAGGCGGCCCTCGCCGAGCGGGGTGCTGGTGAGGGCGAAGCCGACCCAGCCGTCCTTCCGCGAGAAGGCGAAGTCCTTGACGTGCCAGTTGGCGACGAAGGGCAGGCAGCGGGCGGTCACGTCG from Frigoribacterium sp. PvP032 includes these protein-coding regions:
- a CDS encoding phosphogluconate dehydrogenase C-terminal domain-containing protein; the protein is MTDTLDTTSPSITYADGQGSPDVTVAVIGAGGKMGQRVSNNLAKSAYTTLYSEASPAGVELIESLGRTVTPTDAAVADADVVILAVPDVVLGKVSEQVVPAMKSGAVILTLDPAAAYAGLLAVREDIHYAVAHPCHPSVFLERTTKEEWADTFGGVAAPQEVVAALEGVDEDSPVRELATQVISTIYAPVIAVHYVTVKQLAVLEPTLVETMACMIGAFLKEALEETVDGVGVPYEAARAMLYGHTWIALTNGLRGSNPFSDACHIAMDYGRESIIKDDWKKIFDDSQLDSVIARMLKIDAVRR
- a CDS encoding triose-phosphate isomerase family protein, producing MLVGISTKAYLSRARTLGWLAELADLARDHVAVRSGAVELVVAPSTPLLEAAVRLLDGTGVAIMAQDVSRFAGGAVTGEDVASLLADLGVTYVEVGHAERRRLLGETDAVVAEKVLRSREAGLVPWLCVGEETRVGPVEAAASCLAQVAAAAGDGPLVVAHEPVWAIGAAKPAPADHVVGVAKTLRAGLPEGVAGARLVYGGSAGPGLLAATAPAVDGLFLGRRAHDVAGVASVLDEALAASLRSSRITGQRAS
- a CDS encoding GntR family transcriptional regulator, which produces MPATDGQRRPKRVSLSDGVYDELLRRLFDDTLPPGTPLNIDALARDLDVSQTPIREALARLESTGLVTRAALRGYRAAPLLTGAELDDLMHARGVIEPAVARLAAPRRTDAFISALDETVTRLAEAPKGPTFAEYHAYWEADETFHELIAQQAANPFLHRAFESLGGQAQRFRMFGGLGVSDADHAIREHRAVRDALDSGDPDAAGTAMQAHVDAVRGRAAAEA